A window of the Deinococcus gobiensis I-0 genome harbors these coding sequences:
- a CDS encoding ferritin-like domain-containing protein: MSNDTNNPTGTSTRRKFLGMAGLMGAGAVLAGCTNVGAVEPVKPNYDAKIGNFALNLEYLEAAFYLAAVGRINELKAIGGSAQIILPSGFDGTSSIAFSSPAVAQYAQEIAQDELNHVIALRAKLGSAAVDRPVLDIGPAFAAAANAAAGATLSPSFNPYLNDLFFLHGAFIFEDVGVTAYKGAARLIVDYSEGGILDSAAGILSVEAYHAGEIRTLLYAQKDVVTPYGVTVEQLIQKISDLRAAVGGGKDEGLTKNGKANIVVADSNSVAYGRSPREVLNIVYLGANASKGGFFPNGLNGDFSGLV; encoded by the coding sequence ATGAGCAACGACACCAACAATCCCACCGGTACCAGCACCCGCCGCAAGTTCCTCGGTATGGCCGGCCTCATGGGTGCCGGGGCCGTTCTTGCCGGCTGCACCAACGTGGGCGCCGTCGAGCCGGTCAAGCCGAACTATGACGCCAAGATCGGCAACTTCGCCCTGAACCTCGAGTACCTCGAAGCGGCCTTCTACCTCGCCGCCGTGGGACGCATCAACGAACTCAAGGCCATCGGCGGCAGCGCCCAGATCATCCTGCCCAGCGGTTTCGACGGCACCAGCAGCATCGCCTTCTCCAGCCCGGCGGTCGCCCAGTACGCTCAGGAAATCGCTCAGGACGAGCTGAACCACGTCATCGCTCTGCGCGCCAAGCTCGGCAGCGCCGCCGTCGACCGTCCTGTGCTCGACATCGGCCCGGCCTTTGCGGCGGCGGCCAACGCGGCGGCGGGCGCGACCCTCAGCCCCTCGTTCAATCCCTACCTCAACGATCTGTTCTTCCTGCACGGCGCCTTCATTTTTGAAGACGTGGGTGTCACCGCGTACAAGGGCGCCGCGCGCCTGATCGTGGACTACAGCGAAGGCGGCATCCTCGATTCGGCGGCTGGCATCCTGTCGGTCGAGGCCTACCATGCGGGCGAAATCCGTACCCTCCTGTACGCCCAGAAGGACGTCGTGACCCCCTACGGCGTCACTGTCGAGCAGCTCATCCAGAAGATCAGCGATCTGCGCGCGGCGGTCGGCGGCGGCAAGGACGAAGGCCTCACCAAGAACGGCAAGGCCAACATCGTCGTGGCCGATTCCAACAGCGTGGCCTACGGCCGCAGCCCCCGCGAAGTCCTGAACATCGTGTACCTGGGGGCCAACGCCAGCAAGGGCGGCTTCTTCCCCAACGGCCTCAACGGGGACTTCAGCGGCCTCGTCTGA
- a CDS encoding anti-sigma factor domain-containing protein: MNPDREQLLAYALGQLSPAEAAQVQARIDADPELRAEVQADRDALLALVETLDLTAAEVPPGAQERLLARLRAETAPVSGPAPGAPLRTVPGRPVARSRSTTPLWTAAALAAALAVGLWLRPPADSLARYAAVPGAAAQALGPAGAPLGNLVRLPDGRVYVRLGQAPAQGRTYQLWRIAPGGAPVSLGVFGRDVLTASLPQGTSVAVSVEPPGGSPQPTTTPLFIQAL; this comes from the coding sequence ATGAATCCCGACCGTGAACAACTCCTGGCCTATGCGCTGGGCCAGCTTTCGCCGGCCGAGGCGGCACAGGTCCAGGCCCGGATCGACGCCGACCCGGAGCTGCGCGCCGAGGTGCAGGCCGACCGGGACGCGCTGCTCGCCCTCGTCGAGACGCTGGACCTGACCGCCGCCGAAGTGCCGCCGGGGGCCCAGGAGCGGCTGCTGGCCCGCCTGCGTGCCGAGACGGCCCCGGTCTCTGGCCCGGCCCCGGGCGCGCCCCTCCGGACTGTTCCGGGGCGGCCGGTTGCACGTTCCCGCTCCACGACGCCGCTCTGGACCGCCGCCGCGCTCGCTGCCGCGCTGGCGGTGGGGCTGTGGCTGCGGCCCCCGGCCGACTCCCTGGCCCGTTACGCTGCCGTGCCAGGAGCGGCCGCCCAGGCCCTCGGTCCTGCCGGAGCACCCCTGGGGAACCTCGTGCGTCTGCCCGACGGCCGGGTGTACGTCCGCCTGGGCCAGGCCCCAGCCCAGGGCCGTACCTACCAGCTGTGGCGGATCGCCCCCGGGGGCGCGCCCGTTTCGCTTGGGGTGTTCGGCCGCGATGTCCTGACCGCTTCTCTCCCCCAGGGAACGAGTGTGGCCGTCAGCGTCGAGCCGCCCGGCGGCAGTCCGCAGCCGACCACCACGCCCCTGTTCATCCAGGCCCTCTAG
- a CDS encoding RNA polymerase sigma factor → MTDPVSASARPATPGPDPSDELLIARMAQQDEDALSELHRRHARLLYALGQRMLRQRDDVESCVQDAFMNAWKHAARFDPTRAKAKTWLVSIAHHRFLQELRDRPVTELEIADWDAPSSAPDPTDRLLADRAVGGLEGSQRQLVELAYYRGYSHSELAQLTGLPLGTVKSRLRAALDQMRAVLGGRAAQDGPPPPAPRTTGGES, encoded by the coding sequence ATGACCGACCCCGTCTCCGCCTCTGCCCGACCGGCCACTCCCGGTCCGGACCCGTCCGACGAGCTGCTCATCGCGCGTATGGCCCAGCAGGATGAGGACGCCCTGAGCGAGTTGCACCGCCGCCATGCCCGGCTGCTGTACGCCCTGGGCCAGCGGATGCTCCGGCAGCGCGACGATGTCGAGAGCTGCGTGCAGGACGCCTTCATGAACGCCTGGAAGCATGCCGCCCGCTTCGACCCCACCCGCGCCAAGGCCAAGACCTGGCTCGTGAGCATCGCCCACCACCGGTTTTTGCAGGAGCTGCGCGACCGGCCTGTCACCGAACTGGAAATCGCCGACTGGGACGCGCCGAGCAGTGCGCCCGACCCGACCGACCGTCTGCTGGCGGACCGCGCGGTCGGCGGCCTCGAAGGGTCGCAGCGGCAGCTGGTCGAACTGGCCTACTACCGGGGATACTCGCATTCCGAACTCGCCCAGCTGACCGGACTGCCCCTGGGAACCGTCAAGTCCCGCCTGCGCGCCGCGCTGGACCAGATGCGCGCTGTCCTAGGGGGGCGCGCCGCGCAGGACGGGCCCCCACCCCCCGCACCCCGCACCACAGGAGGTGAAAGCTGA
- a CDS encoding twin-arginine translocase TatA/TatE family subunit, which yields MPNLGMPEILMILVVALVIFGPRKLPELGKTLGSTLREFRRHTSQLTDDLRAETTPAPVAAAQPVAAPTAVVAPVAELVPAAAPTPPRA from the coding sequence ATGCCCAACCTCGGAATGCCCGAAATCCTGATGATCCTGGTGGTCGCGCTCGTCATCTTCGGCCCGCGCAAGTTGCCCGAACTGGGCAAGACGCTGGGCAGCACCCTGCGTGAATTTCGCCGCCACACCAGTCAGCTGACCGACGACCTGCGCGCCGAGACGACCCCCGCGCCCGTTGCCGCTGCCCAACCGGTGGCCGCCCCCACCGCCGTGGTGGCCCCGGTGGCCGAACTGGTGCCCGCCGCCGCGCCCACCCCGCCCCGCGCCTGA
- a CDS encoding twin-arginine translocase TatA/TatE family subunit, with protein sequence MSLGPLEIILIVAVIALIFGAKKLPELGKGVGQGIREFKREVRPEDQGKDAVPLTDVKVTPLDPAAPHPASRPAEAVTERDHRA encoded by the coding sequence ATGTCACTCGGACCACTCGAAATCATCTTGATCGTTGCCGTCATCGCCCTGATCTTCGGGGCCAAGAAGCTGCCCGAGCTGGGCAAGGGCGTGGGCCAGGGCATCCGCGAATTCAAGCGCGAGGTGCGGCCTGAAGACCAGGGCAAGGACGCCGTGCCCCTGACCGACGTGAAGGTCACGCCGCTCGACCCGGCCGCGCCCCACCCGGCCAGCCGCCCGGCCGAAGCCGTCACCGAGCGCGACCACCGCGCCTGA
- the tatC gene encoding twin-arginine translocase subunit TatC has protein sequence MAAPSPGTPTRPTGDLKSAPLFDHLDELRKRLIISLVFLAIGMVVAFQYRVQLIELIKVPLTYSELYRAGKVELVTLRLAGQLLISFSLAFWAGLALALPFIVWQIWGFIAPGLYPHERRWGLPFILGVGFSFAGGVLFGYKLVLPTMIPFLIEFLAGTVTQMQDLQEYIGTVTTFLIAFGVAFELPILAIVLTRIGIVNHTMLRKGWRIALVAIMVAAAVITPTPDPGNMLLVAVPLYVLYELSVILSRVFRVIPAAEQAILEP, from the coding sequence ATGGCTGCGCCCTCCCCCGGCACCCCCACGCGCCCGACCGGCGACCTCAAGAGCGCGCCGCTGTTCGACCACCTCGACGAGCTCAGAAAGCGGCTGATCATCAGCCTGGTCTTTCTGGCCATCGGCATGGTGGTGGCCTTTCAGTACCGCGTGCAGCTCATCGAGCTGATCAAGGTGCCGCTCACCTACTCCGAGCTGTACCGCGCAGGTAAGGTCGAACTCGTCACGCTGCGCCTCGCCGGGCAGCTCCTGATCAGCTTCAGCCTCGCCTTCTGGGCCGGCCTCGCGCTGGCGTTGCCCTTCATCGTGTGGCAGATCTGGGGCTTCATCGCGCCGGGCCTGTACCCGCACGAACGGCGCTGGGGCCTGCCCTTCATCCTGGGCGTGGGCTTCTCGTTCGCGGGCGGCGTGCTGTTCGGCTACAAGCTCGTGCTGCCCACCATGATCCCCTTCCTGATCGAATTCCTGGCCGGCACCGTCACGCAGATGCAGGACCTCCAAGAGTACATCGGGACCGTGACCACCTTCCTGATCGCCTTCGGGGTGGCCTTCGAGCTGCCGATCCTGGCGATCGTGCTCACCCGTATCGGCATCGTGAACCACACGATGCTGCGCAAAGGCTGGCGCATCGCCCTCGTGGCGATCATGGTGGCGGCGGCCGTCATCACGCCGACGCCCGACCCCGGCAACATGCTGCTCGTGGCCGTGCCGCTGTACGTGCTGTACGAGCTGAGCGTGATCCTCTCGCGCGTGTTCCGGGTGATTCCGGCCGCCGAACAGGCGATTCTGGAACCCTGA
- a CDS encoding prolipoprotein diacylglyceryl transferase, with translation MNPVFLNIGGFTIAWYGLLIMLGVVAGIAVGTRLARQRGLNVDLFERMILWMLFWGIVGARIVFVATSWHLFENVPFPRVLLDIVNLRAGGISIHGGLIGGILTIVYFARKYKFNFFQYADLCVPGVAFGIIGGRIGNIMNGTDTVGRVTNWPIGYHWPASARAFHDGMCVPNPNIDMDLSQYCQQIGGQLVMTAPVHFTQMYGVIIGIILSVASYFWLRSRVPGWAFWQFWLWYSILRAGWEETFRLNPLTVKSYLNQGLNAPGIGLWTDTQIISVPLILLCLYMLWRLRRAPRPDAPQAAVTVDPPAAPR, from the coding sequence ATGAACCCAGTCTTCCTGAACATCGGCGGCTTTACGATCGCCTGGTACGGCCTGCTCATCATGCTGGGGGTGGTGGCGGGCATCGCGGTGGGCACCCGGCTGGCCCGGCAGCGCGGCCTGAACGTCGACCTGTTCGAGCGCATGATCCTGTGGATGCTGTTCTGGGGCATCGTGGGCGCGCGCATCGTGTTCGTGGCCACCTCCTGGCACCTCTTCGAGAACGTGCCCTTTCCGCGCGTGCTGCTGGACATCGTGAATCTGCGCGCCGGGGGCATCTCGATCCACGGCGGGCTCATCGGCGGCATCCTGACCATCGTCTACTTCGCGCGCAAGTACAAGTTCAACTTCTTCCAGTACGCCGACCTGTGTGTGCCGGGCGTGGCCTTCGGGATCATCGGCGGGCGCATCGGCAACATCATGAACGGCACCGACACGGTCGGGCGCGTCACGAACTGGCCCATCGGCTACCACTGGCCCGCCAGCGCCCGCGCCTTCCACGACGGGATGTGCGTGCCCAACCCCAACATCGACATGGACCTCTCGCAGTACTGCCAGCAGATCGGCGGGCAGCTCGTGATGACGGCCCCCGTGCACTTCACGCAGATGTACGGCGTCATCATCGGGATCATCCTGTCGGTCGCGTCGTACTTCTGGCTGCGTTCGCGCGTCCCGGGCTGGGCCTTCTGGCAGTTCTGGCTGTGGTACAGCATCCTGCGCGCCGGCTGGGAGGAGACCTTCCGCCTCAACCCCCTGACGGTCAAGAGCTACCTGAACCAGGGCCTGAACGCCCCCGGCATCGGCCTGTGGACCGACACCCAGATCATCAGCGTGCCGCTGATCCTGCTGTGCCTCTACATGCTGTGGCGCCTGCGCCGCGCCCCCCGCCCCGACGCCCCGCAGGCGGCCGTGACGGTGGACCCCCCGGCCGCTCCCCGCTGA
- the glmU gene encoding bifunctional UDP-N-acetylglucosamine diphosphorylase/glucosamine-1-phosphate N-acetyltransferase GlmU: MTHTDRPLDVLILAAGQGTRMRSGLPKVLHPVAGRPMVAWAVKAARDLGARRVVVVTGHGADAVEAALQAPGVAFARQEKQRGTGDAFLSGAAALEGGEEGDADILVLYGDTPMLRVETLRALLADHRERASAMTVLTGELPDATGYGRILRGAGGDVEGIVEQKDASDEQRRIGEFNSGVYVFDAQAPRLAQQIGNDNASGEYYLTDLLGLYRAAGAPVRAFKLADAGEVEGANDRVGLAALETAMGRRIVERHMRAGVTVQRPDTVVIEDTVELGQDVTLEPGVILRGQTRVAPGVTVGAYSVLTNTVLAEGVTVKAHSVLEGAQVGRGSDVGPFARLRPGTVLGEGVHIGNFVETKNAVLAQGVKAGHLAYLGDVEIGDETNVGAGTIVANFDGVNKHRTRVGAGVFIGSNSTLIAPRVVGDAAFIAAGSAVHADVPEGAMAVARGKQRTLEGWSRRYWGGLREGVERKLPWLAGWLRREQ, encoded by the coding sequence ATGACACATACTGACCGCCCGCTGGACGTTCTGATTCTCGCCGCCGGGCAGGGCACCCGCATGAGATCCGGCCTGCCCAAGGTGCTGCACCCCGTCGCCGGCCGCCCGATGGTGGCCTGGGCCGTGAAGGCCGCGCGCGACCTCGGCGCGCGGCGCGTGGTCGTCGTGACCGGCCACGGGGCCGACGCGGTCGAGGCCGCCCTCCAGGCCCCCGGCGTGGCCTTCGCCCGGCAGGAAAAGCAGCGGGGCACCGGAGACGCCTTCCTGAGCGGCGCGGCGGCGCTGGAGGGCGGCGAGGAAGGGGACGCCGACATCCTCGTGCTGTACGGCGACACGCCCATGCTGCGCGTCGAGACGCTGCGCGCCCTGCTGGCCGACCACCGTGAGCGCGCCAGCGCCATGACGGTCCTGACCGGCGAACTGCCCGATGCCACCGGCTACGGCCGCATCCTGCGCGGCGCGGGCGGCGATGTGGAGGGCATCGTCGAGCAGAAGGACGCCAGCGACGAGCAGCGGCGCATCGGGGAATTCAACAGCGGGGTGTACGTGTTCGACGCCCAGGCCCCCCGCCTGGCCCAGCAGATCGGCAACGACAACGCCTCGGGCGAGTATTACCTCACCGACCTGCTGGGGCTGTACCGCGCGGCCGGTGCCCCCGTGCGCGCCTTCAAGCTGGCCGACGCGGGCGAGGTCGAAGGAGCGAACGACCGCGTGGGCCTCGCGGCCCTCGAAACCGCGATGGGCCGCCGCATCGTCGAGCGCCACATGCGCGCGGGCGTGACCGTGCAGCGCCCCGACACGGTGGTCATCGAGGACACGGTCGAACTCGGGCAGGACGTGACCCTGGAACCCGGCGTGATCCTGCGCGGCCAGACCCGCGTGGCGCCGGGCGTGACGGTCGGGGCCTACAGCGTCCTGACCAACACCGTGCTGGCGGAGGGCGTGACCGTCAAGGCCCACAGCGTGCTGGAAGGGGCGCAGGTGGGACGCGGCAGCGACGTGGGGCCCTTCGCGCGGCTGCGCCCCGGCACCGTGCTGGGCGAGGGCGTACACATCGGCAACTTCGTGGAGACGAAAAACGCCGTGCTGGCCCAGGGCGTCAAGGCCGGGCACCTCGCCTACCTGGGCGACGTGGAGATCGGCGACGAGACGAACGTGGGCGCGGGGACCATCGTCGCCAACTTCGACGGCGTGAACAAGCACCGCACGCGGGTCGGCGCGGGCGTGTTCATCGGCAGCAACTCGACCCTCATCGCCCCGCGCGTGGTGGGCGACGCGGCCTTCATCGCGGCCGGCAGCGCCGTGCACGCCGACGTGCCCGAGGGCGCGATGGCCGTCGCGCGCGGCAAGCAGCGCACCCTGGAAGGCTGGTCGCGCCGCTACTGGGGCGGCCTGCGTGAGGGAGTCGAGCGCAAGCTCCCCTGGCTGGCCGGCTGGCTGCGCCGCGAGCAGTAA
- a CDS encoding UbiA family prenyltransferase — MHTRRLTPSLLPLRRLLVVSRPALWVNTVGTLITGLWLTGRLYSLDAGLVALLLYLTLPFNLLIYGLNDLSDREEDARSSRKGGWQGARLTPGEGGPLLRATLAWNLPALGLLAALLPPAALGVLLLSAGLFAAYSLPPLRLKGRPFLDGLSNVAYALPLALPALTLGTPVPWLPLLALMSYSVGKHAFDAAQDSPADRLAGTRTVATALGTRGTALYALGWFALAGALLWPVSRLSALALWGVCGGMALALARRPSPEQAARLYPLSIVTPWIVGTVAGVGLVYLLARGEWRGL; from the coding sequence ATGCATACCCGCCGCCTGACCCCTTCCCTGCTGCCCCTGCGCCGACTTCTGGTCGTCTCGCGCCCCGCCCTGTGGGTGAACACGGTGGGCACCCTGATCACGGGGCTGTGGCTCACGGGGCGGCTCTACAGCCTGGACGCGGGGCTGGTCGCGCTGCTGCTGTACCTGACCCTGCCCTTCAACCTGCTCATCTACGGCCTGAACGACCTCTCGGACCGCGAGGAGGACGCCCGGTCGAGCCGCAAGGGCGGCTGGCAGGGCGCGCGGCTGACTCCGGGTGAGGGCGGGCCGCTGCTGCGCGCCACCCTGGCCTGGAACCTGCCCGCGCTGGGGCTGCTGGCCGCGCTGCTGCCCCCGGCGGCGCTGGGAGTCCTGCTGCTCTCGGCCGGGCTGTTCGCGGCGTACAGCCTGCCGCCGCTGCGCCTCAAGGGCCGGCCCTTTCTCGACGGCCTGAGCAACGTCGCCTACGCGCTGCCCCTGGCCCTGCCCGCCCTGACCCTGGGTACGCCGGTGCCCTGGCTGCCGCTGCTGGCCCTCATGAGCTACTCGGTAGGCAAGCACGCCTTCGACGCCGCGCAGGACAGTCCCGCCGACCGGCTGGCGGGCACACGCACGGTGGCGACCGCCCTGGGCACGCGCGGCACGGCCCTGTACGCCCTGGGCTGGTTCGCGCTGGCAGGCGCGCTGCTGTGGCCGGTCTCGCGCCTGAGCGCCCTGGCCCTGTGGGGCGTGTGCGGCGGCATGGCGCTGGCCCTGGCCCGCCGCCCCAGCCCCGAGCAGGCCGCGCGCCTCTATCCCCTGAGCATCGTCACCCCCTGGATCGTGGGGACGGTGGCAGGCGTGGGCCTGGTCTACCTGCTCGCACGCGGCGAGTGGCGCGGGCTGTGA
- a CDS encoding phytoene desaturase family protein, with translation MNRSAGILGGGVAGLTLGALLAARGWAVTVYEQGRAGGKLRREEVGGLDFDTGPSLFTFPEVWREVLARLGEADPLDLRPLPGGLGLHHTPHGAVPLPVPPGHPLHGEWTRYLAAAAPLRPHLGTLLTTPPRLRDPAFRRASAALFGVTGPHLSAEGWLRARHFSPALAHALRTHALNAGLPPQDAPALYALIPALVGAEVYRPAGGMGALLDALLAFLAARGARVREGREVRAITGPALTLAGGETARHDLLISALDPARLAALRGRPVVSPPGGRTVAGVALYAALPAPAPLPATSVLPPGSFSAFRAAMRVGALPPDTLTLVHAEGHRLAVLLTAPATGQAYGPEHPWVRAQVARAERTLGVPGLLDTALDTRVLSPVHYAAGGHPGGAIYGAALAPWRGGPLHPQPYRPAPGLWQVGTGVHPGGGLPAVLGGALIVDRLLRETGH, from the coding sequence GTGAACCGCAGCGCCGGCATCCTGGGCGGCGGCGTGGCGGGCCTGACCCTGGGGGCGCTGCTCGCCGCGCGGGGCTGGGCGGTCACGGTGTACGAGCAGGGCCGCGCCGGGGGCAAACTGCGCCGCGAGGAGGTCGGCGGCCTGGACTTCGACACCGGCCCGAGCCTCTTCACCTTCCCGGAAGTGTGGCGCGAGGTGCTGGCGCGGCTGGGCGAGGCCGACCCGCTGGACCTGCGCCCGCTGCCGGGGGGGCTGGGCCTGCACCACACGCCGCACGGCGCGGTGCCGCTGCCGGTGCCGCCCGGACACCCGCTGCACGGCGAGTGGACCCGTTACCTCGCCGCCGCCGCGCCGCTGCGCCCGCACCTGGGCACCCTGCTGACCACGCCGCCGCGCCTGCGCGACCCGGCCTTCCGGCGGGCGAGCGCGGCGCTGTTCGGGGTCACAGGCCCCCACCTGAGCGCCGAGGGCTGGCTGCGCGCCCGGCACTTTTCGCCGGCCCTGGCCCACGCCCTGCGCACCCACGCCCTGAACGCGGGCCTGCCGCCGCAGGACGCCCCGGCCCTCTATGCCCTGATTCCGGCGCTGGTGGGTGCGGAGGTCTACCGCCCGGCCGGGGGCATGGGCGCGCTGCTGGACGCCCTGCTGGCCTTCCTGGCGGCGCGCGGCGCGCGGGTGCGCGAGGGGAGAGAGGTTCGGGCGATCACTGGCCCGGCCCTGACCCTGGCGGGCGGCGAGACGGCGCGGCACGACCTGCTGATCAGCGCCCTGGACCCGGCGCGGCTCGCGGCGTTGCGGGGCCGGCCCGTCGTCTCCCCCCCGGGGGGGCGCACGGTGGCAGGCGTGGCCCTGTACGCCGCCCTGCCGGCCCCCGCGCCGCTGCCCGCAACCTCGGTGCTGCCGCCGGGCAGCTTCTCCGCCTTCCGGGCGGCCATGCGCGTGGGGGCGCTGCCGCCCGACACCCTGACCCTGGTCCACGCCGAGGGGCACCGGCTGGCGGTCCTGCTGACCGCGCCCGCCACCGGGCAGGCCTATGGCCCGGAGCACCCCTGGGTCCGGGCCCAGGTCGCGCGGGCCGAGCGCACCCTGGGTGTGCCAGGTCTACTGGACACGGCACTGGATACCCGCGTCCTCTCCCCTGTCCACTACGCGGCGGGGGGGCACCCGGGCGGCGCGATCTACGGCGCGGCCCTGGCCCCCTGGCGCGGCGGCCCGCTGCACCCGCAGCCCTACCGGCCGGCGCCGGGGCTGTGGCAGGTCGGCACCGGGGTGCATCCGGGCGGGGGGCTGCCGGCGGTACTGGGCGGGGCGCTCATCGTGGACCGGCTGCTGAGGGAAACGGGACACTGA
- a CDS encoding S8 family serine peptidase, translating into MLRSHSGLLLAATLTLSLAACGQQSVTAPAAVAPGADQAVAADAYLVGFKESGLNAQGLGAQDLSAQAALQAQAIAAAGGTLTSQWADISAAAVRLSPQALARLRADPSVEYVEPDLKRTATGMRSGVSDAQPARSGLKAQAITAQATPVYTASGETTWGDAALKVPTLRSSGYTGSGVAVCVGDTGIDGNHPEFQRKLKGFRNFVTSESGRGDPYQLNDVSHHGTHVSGTIFAQYGSGTGASGLQAGEDANGVGGVAPGVNLYMARVLGNDGSGSSSGIINGVNWCAGQLKSQGGTESKVVISLSLGGGSASQTEQRAYTSAYNKGALIIAATGNDGAAVSYPAAYTNVVGVGAIDDAEAKADFSNFGSQVDLVGPGVHVLSSVPLGQGTRASASGAGVTFGDVQAADLSGKATFTGNVVKAGDGTGTAGAGQFCGTSTRNSALSGNIALIARGTCSFEEKVANAVASGAKAVMIYNNAAGSLGMTLTNSYSVPVVGLTQSDGQGLLAKLPATGSAAVTTADYEYFDGTSMATPHVSAAAAVVWAAKPSLTNAQLLNLLTSTAKDLGASGKDDNFGYGLVNPLKAITGQ; encoded by the coding sequence ATGCTGCGTTCCCACTCTGGCCTGCTGCTCGCCGCGACCCTGACCCTCTCCCTGGCTGCCTGCGGACAGCAGAGCGTGACGGCGCCCGCTGCGGTCGCCCCCGGTGCCGATCAGGCGGTGGCCGCCGACGCCTATCTCGTGGGGTTCAAGGAGAGCGGCCTGAACGCCCAGGGGCTGGGCGCGCAGGACCTGAGCGCCCAGGCCGCCTTGCAGGCGCAGGCCATCGCCGCCGCCGGGGGCACCCTGACGAGCCAGTGGGCCGACATCAGCGCGGCGGCCGTGCGCCTGTCGCCCCAGGCCCTCGCCCGCCTGCGCGCCGACCCCTCGGTCGAGTACGTCGAGCCGGACCTCAAGCGCACGGCGACGGGCATGCGCAGCGGGGTCAGCGACGCGCAGCCGGCCCGCAGCGGCCTGAAGGCCCAGGCCATCACGGCGCAGGCCACGCCGGTCTACACGGCGAGCGGCGAGACCACCTGGGGCGACGCGGCGCTGAAGGTGCCCACCCTGCGCTCCAGCGGCTACACGGGGTCGGGCGTGGCGGTGTGCGTGGGCGACACCGGCATCGACGGCAACCACCCCGAATTCCAGCGCAAGCTCAAGGGCTTCCGCAACTTCGTCACGAGCGAGAGCGGGCGGGGCGACCCCTACCAGCTCAACGACGTGTCGCACCACGGCACGCACGTCTCGGGGACCATCTTCGCGCAGTACGGCTCGGGCACCGGGGCCAGCGGCCTCCAGGCGGGCGAGGACGCCAACGGCGTGGGCGGCGTGGCCCCCGGCGTGAACCTGTACATGGCGCGCGTGCTGGGCAACGACGGCTCGGGCAGCAGCAGCGGCATCATCAACGGCGTGAACTGGTGCGCCGGGCAGCTCAAGAGCCAGGGCGGCACCGAGAGCAAGGTGGTCATCAGCCTGTCGCTGGGCGGCGGCAGCGCCAGCCAGACCGAGCAGCGCGCCTACACCTCGGCCTACAACAAGGGCGCGCTGATCATCGCCGCGACCGGCAACGACGGCGCCGCCGTGTCGTACCCCGCCGCCTACACCAACGTGGTGGGCGTGGGCGCCATCGACGACGCGGAGGCCAAGGCCGACTTCTCGAACTTCGGCTCGCAGGTGGACCTCGTGGGCCCCGGCGTGCATGTCCTGAGCAGCGTGCCGCTGGGCCAGGGCACCCGCGCCTCGGCCTCGGGCGCCGGCGTGACCTTCGGGGACGTGCAGGCCGCCGACCTGAGCGGCAAGGCCACCTTCACCGGCAACGTGGTGAAGGCCGGCGACGGCACCGGCACGGCGGGCGCCGGGCAGTTCTGCGGGACGAGCACCCGCAACTCGGCGCTGTCGGGCAACATCGCCCTGATCGCGCGCGGCACCTGCTCCTTCGAGGAGAAGGTCGCCAACGCGGTCGCCAGCGGCGCCAAGGCCGTCATGATCTACAACAACGCGGCCGGCAGCCTGGGCATGACCCTGACCAACAGCTACAGCGTGCCGGTGGTGGGCCTGACCCAGAGCGACGGCCAGGGCCTGCTCGCCAAGCTGCCGGCCACGGGAAGTGCCGCCGTGACCACCGCCGACTACGAATACTTCGACGGCACCAGCATGGCGACCCCGCACGTGAGCGCCGCCGCCGCCGTGGTGTGGGCCGCCAAGCCCAGCCTGACCAACGCCCAGCTCCTGAACCTGCTGACCAGCACCGCCAAGGACCTGGGGGCATCGGGCAAGGACGACAACTTCGGCTACGGGCTGGTCAACCCGCTCAAGGCGATCACGGGGCAGTAA